From Paraburkholderia fungorum, the proteins below share one genomic window:
- a CDS encoding NAD(P)/FAD-dependent oxidoreductase: protein MESFDIAVIGAGAAGMMCAAVAGQLGRRVVLIDHSQRLAEKIRISGGGRCNFTNLYAGPNNYLSANPHFCRSALARYTPRDFMALLKRHHVTWHEKHKGQLFCDQSSDAIINVLKAECDAGRIAWRTPLSVEEVRQDAQGRFTLDTPSGPITASALVVATGGLSIPKIGATDFAYRLAKQFGHKLIDTRPALVPLTFAAADWAPFAALSGVSLDVQLATGNKKTGAEFNEDLLLTHRGLSGPGVLQISSYWQPGEPIHINLLPERDATADLLEAKTGTKRQIANLLSEWVPQRLAHVWLDTHQIPAEARVADLPDKTLRRVGDALSRWTLTPNGTEGYRKAEVTRGGVDTRGLSSSTMMSERTPGLYFIGEAVDVTGWLGGYNFQWAWASGVAAGQAAAEFARAA from the coding sequence ATGGAATCCTTCGATATCGCAGTGATCGGCGCGGGCGCGGCCGGCATGATGTGCGCGGCCGTGGCCGGGCAACTCGGCCGCCGCGTGGTGCTGATCGACCACTCGCAGCGTCTCGCGGAAAAAATCCGCATTTCCGGCGGCGGCCGGTGCAATTTCACGAATCTTTACGCGGGGCCGAATAATTATTTGTCGGCGAATCCGCATTTCTGCCGTTCGGCGCTGGCTCGCTACACGCCGCGCGACTTCATGGCGCTGCTCAAGCGGCATCACGTGACATGGCACGAGAAGCACAAGGGGCAGCTTTTCTGCGACCAGTCGAGCGACGCGATCATCAACGTGCTGAAGGCCGAGTGCGATGCGGGCCGGATTGCGTGGCGCACACCGCTGTCGGTGGAAGAAGTGCGTCAGGACGCGCAAGGCCGCTTCACGCTGGACACCCCGTCGGGTCCGATCACCGCGAGCGCGCTGGTGGTGGCGACCGGCGGCCTGTCGATTCCGAAAATCGGCGCGACCGATTTTGCTTACCGGCTCGCCAAGCAGTTTGGTCACAAGCTGATCGACACGCGCCCGGCGCTGGTTCCGCTGACTTTCGCCGCAGCCGACTGGGCGCCGTTCGCGGCGCTTTCGGGCGTCTCGCTCGACGTGCAGCTGGCGACCGGCAACAAGAAAACCGGTGCCGAATTCAACGAAGACCTGCTGCTCACTCACCGTGGTTTGTCCGGCCCAGGCGTGCTGCAGATTTCGAGCTACTGGCAGCCTGGCGAGCCGATTCATATCAATCTGCTGCCTGAACGCGACGCCACCGCCGACCTGCTGGAGGCGAAAACGGGTACCAAACGCCAGATCGCCAACCTGCTGTCCGAGTGGGTGCCGCAGCGGCTCGCGCACGTCTGGCTCGACACCCACCAGATTCCCGCTGAGGCGCGCGTGGCGGATCTGCCGGACAAGACGCTGCGGCGAGTCGGCGACGCGCTGTCGCGCTGGACGCTGACGCCGAACGGCACCGAGGGCTATCGCAAGGCGGAAGTCACGCGCGGCGGTGTCGATACGCGCGGTTTGTCGTCGTCGACGATGATGAGCGAACGCACGCCTGGCCTGTATTTCATCGGCGAGGCGGTCGATGTGACCGGCTGGCTCGGCGGCTACAATTTCCAGTGGGCATGGGCCTCTGGCGTGGCTGCCGGGCAGGCCGCCGCCGAGTTCGCGCGGGCAGCATAA
- the tsaD gene encoding tRNA (adenosine(37)-N6)-threonylcarbamoyltransferase complex transferase subunit TsaD: protein MLVLGIESSCDETGLALYDTERGLLAHALHSQIAMHREYGGVVPELASRDHIRRALPLLEEVMERAGTVRSDIDAIAYTQGPGLAGALLVGASVANSLAMAWDKPTIGIHHLEGHLLSPLLVDEPPPFPFVALLVSGGHTQLMRVTDVGVYETLGETLDDAAGEAFDKTAKLLGLGYPGGPEVSRMAEFGTPGAVVLPRPMLHSGDLDFSFSGLKTAVLTNAKKLGGANICEQAKADLARGFVDAAVDVLAAKSLAALKKTKLNRLVVAGGVGANRQLREALSAAAKKRNFYVHYPDLSLCTDNGAMIALAGALRLQRWPDQSGKDYAFTVKPRWDLTSLAR, encoded by the coding sequence ATGCTCGTTCTCGGCATCGAAAGCTCCTGCGACGAAACCGGTCTCGCGCTCTACGACACGGAGCGCGGCCTGCTCGCGCACGCGCTGCACTCGCAAATCGCGATGCATCGGGAGTACGGCGGCGTCGTGCCGGAACTGGCGTCGCGCGATCACATCCGGCGCGCGCTGCCGTTGCTCGAAGAGGTGATGGAACGCGCGGGCACCGTGCGCAGCGACATCGACGCGATCGCCTACACGCAAGGGCCGGGGCTCGCGGGCGCGCTGCTGGTCGGCGCGAGCGTCGCCAATTCGCTGGCGATGGCGTGGGACAAGCCGACCATCGGCATCCATCACCTTGAAGGCCATTTGCTGTCGCCGCTGCTCGTGGATGAACCGCCGCCGTTCCCGTTCGTTGCGTTGCTGGTGTCCGGCGGACATACGCAATTGATGCGCGTGACCGACGTGGGCGTCTACGAGACGCTCGGCGAAACGCTCGACGACGCCGCCGGCGAAGCCTTCGACAAAACCGCGAAGCTGCTCGGCCTCGGCTACCCAGGCGGCCCGGAAGTCTCGCGCATGGCCGAATTCGGCACACCGGGCGCCGTGGTTCTGCCGCGCCCGATGCTGCATTCCGGCGACCTCGATTTCAGCTTCAGCGGCCTGAAAACGGCGGTGCTGACGAACGCCAAAAAGCTCGGCGGCGCGAACATCTGCGAACAGGCGAAAGCCGATCTGGCGCGAGGTTTCGTCGATGCAGCGGTTGACGTGCTGGCCGCCAAATCGCTGGCTGCGCTGAAGAAGACGAAGCTCAACCGGCTGGTCGTCGCGGGCGGCGTGGGCGCGAACCGTCAACTGCGCGAAGCGCTCTCCGCTGCCGCGAAGAAGCGCAATTTCTACGTGCATTACCCCGACCTGTCGCTGTGCACGGACAACGGCGCGATGATCGCGCTGGCCGGCGCGTTGCGTTTGCAGCGTTGGCCGGATCAGTCGGGCAAGGATTACGCGTTCACCGTGAAGCCGCGCTGGGATCTGACGTCGCTCGCGCGCTAG
- the folE2 gene encoding GTP cyclohydrolase FolE2 → MNQMNPAFVMPDVQSTPDTRQIPIQRVGVKGVRHPLTVRTQAGEVQPTVGTWNLDVHLPAEQKGTHMSRFVALLEENKAPLESATFRTMLAAMLDKLEAEAGRIEVSFPYFVNKTAPVSGVQSLLDYEVTLTGDARNGATRLFLKVLVPVTSLCPCSKKISQYGAHNQRSHVTINAELTGDVAVEELVRIAEEEASCELWGLLKRPDEKFVTERAYENPKFVEDLVRDVAQRLNADERIVAYSLEAENFESIHNHSAYAVIERDKRVA, encoded by the coding sequence ATGAACCAGATGAATCCCGCCTTTGTGATGCCCGACGTGCAAAGCACGCCCGATACGCGTCAAATTCCGATTCAACGAGTCGGCGTCAAGGGCGTGCGTCATCCGTTGACGGTGCGTACGCAAGCCGGCGAAGTGCAGCCGACGGTCGGCACGTGGAACCTCGACGTGCATCTGCCGGCTGAGCAGAAGGGCACGCACATGTCGCGTTTCGTCGCGTTGCTCGAAGAGAACAAGGCGCCGCTCGAATCGGCCACGTTCCGCACGATGCTCGCGGCGATGCTCGACAAGCTCGAAGCCGAAGCGGGCCGTATCGAAGTGTCGTTCCCGTACTTCGTGAACAAGACCGCGCCGGTGTCGGGCGTGCAAAGTCTGCTCGACTATGAGGTCACGTTGACCGGCGACGCGCGCAACGGCGCGACGCGTCTGTTCCTGAAAGTGCTGGTGCCGGTCACGAGCCTGTGCCCGTGTTCGAAGAAAATCTCGCAGTACGGCGCGCACAATCAGCGCTCGCACGTGACGATCAACGCCGAACTCACGGGCGATGTGGCCGTTGAAGAACTGGTGCGGATCGCCGAAGAAGAGGCGTCGTGCGAACTGTGGGGCCTGCTCAAGCGCCCGGATGAGAAGTTCGTCACCGAGCGCGCGTATGAAAATCCGAAGTTCGTCGAAGACCTCGTGCGCGACGTCGCGCAACGTCTGAATGCGGACGAGCGGATTGTCGCGTATTCGCTCGAAGCCGAGAACTTCGAGTCGATTCACAATCACAGCGCGTATGCGGTGATCGAGCGGGACAAGCGGGTGGCCTGA